Part of the Mycolicibacterium mengxianglii genome is shown below.
CGAGAGCGTGGGTCGTCGTGGAGTGAGGCTATCGAACCATGCCTAGACCACAACAGCCCAGACCGCGGCGTAATGGCACGACGCCGCCGCAGCCGTGAACGCATGGAAGAACTCGTGATAGCCGAACGTCCTCGGCCACGGGTTCGGCCAGCGCAGTCCGTAGAAGATCGCGCCGATGTTGTAGAGCACTCCACCGGCCACCAGCAACGCGACGACCACCCAACCCCCGCCCTGCAGCAGGGTTTCGGCGAAATAGATCGCCACGTAGCCGAGCAGCAGGTACAGCGGCACTCCGACCCACCGTGGTGATGAGGGCCAGAACATCTTGAGCACGACCCCGGCAGCGGCGCCGCCCCAGACCACCGTCAACACCACGTCGCCGGTTTGAGGTGGCATGGCCAGCAGGGCAAACGGTGTGTAGCTACCGGCGATGAAGACGAAGATCAACGAATGATCAAGGCGTTTCATCCATTTCAGCGTCACCGGGGAATGCCAGTGTCGTCGGTGGTACAAAGCGCTGACGCTGAACATGGCCACGACGGCGGCGGCGTAGATCAGCGACGCCCAGATCGCCGTCGGGGAATGGGTGCCCCACGCGCCGGCGACCAGCGCGGCGCCGGCGATCACCGCCAGGGCGGCCAGGACCAGATGAATCCACCCACGGGCGCGCGGCCTGCCGATGACATGGGTGATGGTGTCGACCAGAGTGTGCGGCAGGTCATCCGGAGGCGCCTCCATGGGCCCGCTCAGGAATGGCGGCGACGCACCGTCTTTGCTCGCGTTCAGGACGTCTCCGATGTTGATGGGGACGACACAAGCCGAAAGGACTGCGTCGAGTGCCGCGTCAGCCTACCGTGCCGACCTCGAGCGTTGGTGCTCTCGAGTGGGCGGTGGCATGGCCAGCAGCACGAGCGCGGCAACGAGCTGCCAACCGATGATGGTGTACACCGCCCCCCGTTCCCAGAACCCACCGCCGGCAGGCACTGCGTTGTCGGCGGCGCCGTTGAGCATGAGCGCCGCTGCGCAGGCCAGGCCGACCGACCCCAGGCTGCAACTTGCCCACCCAAAGCCGACGCAGCCACGTCGTCCTTGCCGTAACAGCCCGGCCCCGGCGGCGATCAGTGCCAGGTTGCCTCCCACGATGGCGCCCACGGCGCCGACGATGTGGGCACTCTGATCGACCCCTACCCCGCTGTGGCACAGCCCGACAAGCGACGAGCCCACCCCGTAGACGACGGCGAGGCCAAGGAAAACCCGCACCTGCGGCCGGCGACGTGCGGTGGCACCCGCCAGGAAGCTCGCAGCCACGAACGCGATGCCCTGCTGGATGAACGCCAGGTTCATCCACCCGGCCCACGGAGAGTGCCCGGGCCTACCGAGATCGCTGATGAAATCCACCGAGTACGAGTAGCCCCTCAGGTGCGCCGCGACAAGTGCCTCGGTGCCGAGATACCACAACCCGGACACCAGCCAGAGCGCAGCTGCCAACACTGTTGGCCTTCTCGAGATGTTCGGTCCACTGATCACCGGTTTAGTGTGGTGCCATGCGTCATCACCCGCGCACCGCTGTGACGGTTGTCGCGCTCGCCTCCCTCGGTGTGCTCACCGTGCCCACAGCCATCGCGACCGGCGAGCCCACAGAAGATCCGGCGGCGACGCCGGTGATCACCGTGCTGACCGAGCGGCCGGCGCTACCCGGGCAGACCACGTTCACCGACAACCCCGCGATCGTCGACCCTCGTCCGCAGAGCATCGAGGCGTGGAACCGGCTGCCTGAGAGCAACGCTCTGGCAGTGCAGTTCAGCTCCGGCACACCGACCTGCTACGGCGTCGACGCCGAGGTCCAGGAGACTGCTGACATCATCGCGGTGAAGCTCCGCACGGGTACGCTGCCCGAGGCGGTGAACAGACCGTGCATCATGCTCGCGGTGTTCGGCACCCTGACCGTGGAGCTGAACTCCCCCGTCGGTCATCGGGCAGTCGTCAGCATCACCTGATCAGGCGGTGTTGGGCGCGGCTTCCCGGCGCCACTGCAGCCCGTACGCTGAATCGGTGAATCTCCTCCTCGGGCCAGTCCTGCGCCACGTCGCCGAGACCACCGCGATGGTCTGGGTGCAGACCGACGAGGCCGCCGAGGTCGAGGTGCTCGGGTGCACTGCCAGGACATTCCAGGTGCAGGACTTCCACTATGCGCTGGTGCCGGTCGAGGGTCTCGAGCCGGAGTCGACGACCGAGTACCAGGTGCACATCAACGGTCGGCAGGTGTGGCCGGAACCGGATTCCGGATTCCCCCCGAGTGTCATCAGGACGCGTGGCCCGGCCACCGCCGACCGTCTGCAGGTCGTCTTCGGGTCCTGCCGTTATCCGAAGACCGGCGACGCCAAGCTGGACAAGAAGCTGGGACTGGACGCCCTGGACTGCTATGCCGAACGGCTCACCGCGTTGCCCGTCGACGAATGGCCCGAGGCATTGATCCTGCTCGGCGACCAGGTGTATGCCGACGAGCTGACGCCGGAAGCCCGCCAACACCTCGCCGGGCGACGGACGAACCGCAAACGCCCACCGGACGAGGTGGTCACCTTCGGCGAGTACGAGGGTCTCTACCGGCACACGTGGGGCGACCCGGAGATCCGGTGGATCATGTCGACGCTGCCGACGGCGATGATCTTCGACGACCACGACATCCGCGACGACTGGAATACCTCTGCGGTCTGGCGTGCCGAGGTGAACAAGAAACCATGGTGGCGGGACCGCATCCGAGCAGGACTCGCCTCGTACTGGGTCTACCAACACATCGGCAACCTGAGTCCGGCGCAGCTGGCGCAA
Proteins encoded:
- the trhA gene encoding PAQR family membrane homeostasis protein TrhA — translated: MEAPPDDLPHTLVDTITHVIGRPRARGWIHLVLAALAVIAGAALVAGAWGTHSPTAIWASLIYAAAVVAMFSVSALYHRRHWHSPVTLKWMKRLDHSLIFVFIAGSYTPFALLAMPPQTGDVVLTVVWGGAAAGVVLKMFWPSSPRWVGVPLYLLLGYVAIYFAETLLQGGGWVVVALLVAGGVLYNIGAIFYGLRWPNPWPRTFGYHEFFHAFTAAAASCHYAAVWAVVV
- a CDS encoding DUF998 domain-containing protein, with the translated sequence MLAAALWLVSGLWYLGTEALVAAHLRGYSYSVDFISDLGRPGHSPWAGWMNLAFIQQGIAFVAASFLAGATARRRPQVRVFLGLAVVYGVGSSLVGLCHSGVGVDQSAHIVGAVGAIVGGNLALIAAGAGLLRQGRRGCVGFGWASCSLGSVGLACAAALMLNGAADNAVPAGGGFWERGAVYTIIGWQLVAALVLLAMPPPTREHQRSRSAR